In one Cloacibacillus porcorum genomic region, the following are encoded:
- a CDS encoding YitT family protein, protein MVKKFFLDSIRKNMEGLSLRKIVIIMIGTAISSFGVYNIHQLGVITEGGVLGMILLANHWLGISPSITTPLLDIACYSLAFRYLGGTFIRLSAVATLSLASFFRLWEQFPRLLPDMTGTPLLAAVCGGIFVGLGVGLIVRQGGSGGGDDALALTISRITKWKIARAYLLTDVTVLALSLSYIPFSRIAFSLITVTVSSLLIGFIQEAKIFSVRGEETISEEE, encoded by the coding sequence ATGGTAAAAAAATTCTTTCTCGATTCAATACGGAAAAATATGGAGGGGCTTTCTCTCCGAAAAATAGTTATAATTATGATCGGAACGGCGATCAGTTCGTTCGGAGTTTATAATATACATCAGCTGGGCGTTATTACGGAGGGCGGCGTTCTCGGTATGATCCTGCTGGCAAACCACTGGCTGGGCATCTCACCCTCGATTACCACTCCGCTGCTGGATATCGCCTGTTATTCGCTGGCCTTCAGGTACCTCGGCGGCACCTTTATCCGGCTGTCGGCGGTGGCGACGCTGAGCCTCGCGAGTTTCTTCCGGCTGTGGGAACAGTTCCCGCGTCTGCTGCCCGATATGACCGGCACGCCGCTGCTCGCCGCGGTCTGCGGCGGTATCTTTGTCGGGTTGGGGGTCGGCCTGATCGTTCGGCAGGGCGGCTCGGGCGGCGGCGACGACGCGCTGGCGCTGACGATATCCCGTATCACCAAATGGAAGATCGCGCGGGCCTATCTCCTGACGGACGTCACTGTATTGGCTTTGTCGCTGAGCTACATCCCGTTCAGCCGCATCGCCTTTTCGCTGATAACGGTCACCGTCTCGTCTCTGCTGATCGGGTTCATTCAGGAGGCAAAGATTTTTTCCGTCAGAGGCGAAGAGACGATCTCAGAAGAGGAATGA